The region TTGAAATTTATTTGGGATTTATACATTTTGGATTTGGAGTTGCTGCTTCGCTGTTGGAGCAACATTGTAAATGACTGTCCGATCCAGTCGTATCCAAGTCTGCCGAGCGGCTACGGGCAGCTATTTATGACTGGCTGCCCGTAGAAAAACTCACTTTGCCACTTGCTCGTGACAGCTTTGCCGCCAAATCGATAATCGATCAGCCATGTTAAGCTCAGCCAGATAGTCCTCGTCAAGAGTTGATGTTTTGGATTCACTGCCTTCATGTAGCTCCGCTTCAAGCACGTTGGCGACATGAACCGCCGTGACCAGGCCGAATTTGGCATCAAGGCACTCGGTGGGTCGATGGTGGAATGCAAGGGCTTCTACGATAGAATCGGACATTCCCCAGAGTCCAAGAAGATAAGCGCCCATCTCGGCGTGGGTGGCTCCGAACATCTCCTGCTCAGCCTGCCAAATCGTCATATCATTTTCCGCCGCCAGACTCGCTACTTTCGTGTACTGCTCGGGAGAATTGCTGGCTAATATCAGCTTTCCGGTATCATGCAGAATGCCAGCGAGGAAAGCATCTTCAGCTGTACTCTTGGCTTCCCCTTCGATTTCCGCTATCTTCCTGGCAAATGAACCGACCACTTGACTATGATGTAACAGCTTTTCGAAAGAGGTTCCAGCGATTTGGATTTGCTCGAATTGGGAAAACACTTCGCTAGCGAGAACTAATGCTTTTATTGTGGTTGGCCCGAGCATTTTCGCTGCCTGGATAGGATTCGAAGCCTTCATCCTGAGCCCAAAATGGGCCGAGTTGACCACCTGCAGGACTTTGGCAGTCATACCGATATCCTCAGAGATGAGCTCGCCGACTCTCGTCATAACTTTCTCAATTCCGGAGCCTAGTGCTTTCATTATATCAAAATATAATGCTGGCGGGCTTGGCAACGATTTCATCTTCGAGACACAACTCATTAGAGTTTCGTTCATAAGGATGCGGCGAAGCGAAAAAGCTCGGGCCACCTTAGCTTCGAGAAGATCAGGGTCACATGGTTTGGGTAGCCATTGGTGAACTGGTGCCGCAGCCTGTATAAGACTTGCCTGCCCGTCCGTGCCAAGCAGCATTACGCGGATTATTTGTGGATATTGTTCACTGATTTGATTAAAAAAATCGGAGCTGGTAATTCCGGAGATCTGCATATCGGCTACTACGACATCAAAAGGTCCTTTGGAAAGTGTCTCAAGGGCGTCAGTTCCATTCTGAATAAATGCCATGTCCCATTGGCAATGCATCCGATCAAGTGATCCTGGTAAATCATCCAAATCGCCTACAAATAAAATTCGAGACTTCAAATTATAACTTCTCCTTTGTTTTTTACTCGCTCCGAATGTCCTAAAGCAGTATCAGCGAACGCTTTTCGATTCAAGACTTCAGATTTATATCGGCAGGAAGTTATAAACCATTAAATATAAAATGTTTGGGACTCAGTTGCAATGGCCGATTGTGAGCAAGCCCGGGTTATATGCCCACAAAAGAACTACACCTTTTACCCCCGAATGCCTTGTCAAGAGCCGCGGCCTCCCGCAAAATCATGTTTCTTGAAATTTATCTTGATATGACCAAGAAGATCGTCACTGATTTTTATGCCATCTTCCAACGATTGCTCATTTCAGCCAATACCCAAGCGGCAAAATTCCAAAACTCAAATATCAAAAAACAAAATATAATATTAAATGCCAATATCCAATTTTCTAAACACCAAACCTGAGTCGGTGAGTTTTGGTCATTGTTCATTGGGGTTTGAGATTTATCCCCGACCAAACTTGTCCCCGAATTCTTTAATCGGGGAACATCGGGGACAAGCTTGGGATTTGATATTGTGATTTGGAATTTTCGAAAGCAAATAAAACCTTACTCCCTCATAAAAAAACCTTCCCTTAGCTCTAAATTAAACTCCACTTCGACCACATTCGACTCGATAAATTTTTTGCCGTTTGCTTTTACTACCGTGTGAAACGGAATTTTTAGCCCGTCCACTTCGTGGTAATCTGAATAGATTTCCTCTAAAGTCGCTAAGATAGCCATCTCCGGGCCTCCGCCATGATAGCTCTTTTTCTCGATAAGGTAGGTTTTAGAATTCACGTAGAGCTTGAAAAAGTCTCCGAAATTATTTTTGATATTCAAAATAAACAGAGTATTTTTTTGGATCGTTTCTTTCCCCAAATATTGCACATCGATATCTGCGCCGTCAAATCGTTTGAAAAGGTTTATGGTGTCTCGAAACAACCCACGCTTCATTTCTCTCATTTCAGCATTAGAGATCTCTGTGACAGTTTCGCCGGTCTTGCTCCAGCCGATTTCTCCGTTCAGAACCTGAATTCTCTGCCCGGTGGCGAGTTCAAAAATTTGTTTCGTCTTATCGGGAAGTTTCACGGTTTCGGAAACCACTAATTCAATAGTACTGCGTTGTCCAAAAATTTTGCTTTCGGTTTTAATACGAAAATTATCAATTTCATCAAAAGCAGCCACCCCTCCGGCTGCTTCGATTACCTTTTTTAAAATCTCGCGGCCTTTTACAAAATCTTCGGGACTGGACTTTGTCTGCTGAAAGGCAAAACTTTTTGAGCAAGTTAAGGAAAATATGACCAGGATAAATTTCCCTCGCTCCCATGCTCTGCGTGGGAACGCCTGCTTGAACCTCCGGCTACGAAGCAGGAGCGTCGTAACCGGTTGTGTGAAAAATTCCATGTATGGCATTATGTTATTAACTCCTGTTTTTTTCTAAGTCCCTCGTTCCCGTTCGTTTGTAGCCGAAGTGGCCACACTTCGTGGTAGGCCGGGAACTCTGGCGAGTTCTGCTACTTCTGGGTACTAACTATCCGTACTCCACTTAATCAGCGCTTCATCATACGCTGAGATCAAATCGTGATAAGTCAAAAAACCCAAGACCGTATTCGGATCCTCAGGATCAATAACCGGTAGCGAAGAATATTTTGTGTTTAGAAAATGCCCGAGCGCCTGCTGCAAATTATCCTTTGGACTCACGGTGTCGAGTTTGGTTTTAATATCCTCAGCAACAATTAAGCTGCCGACACCCTCTTCTCCAATCACCGCCCGCAAGGTTCCCATGGACAGCAGCCCGGTAATTTCTCCCTCTTTGTTGACGACCGGAAAGCAGTCCTCTTCCCGATCGGCGAACAGGGGTAAAATCCTTTGGATGGGAAGATTGTTCGCAATCTTCGGTAAGTCCGGTTTTGCTTTGTAAGCTGCCACGACCGGAATTTCCCGTAAAATATCCACAATTAAATCCCCCCGGTGTGCGGGGGACTCGGCGTGATTCTTGAGCTGCTGGCTATAAATGCTCCACTTGCGGGCAACAAAAAATGCCAGTGTCGAAGTAAAAATCAGGGGCACGAGCAGTCCGTAACTACCGCTCATTTCAGAGATCATGATGGTCATGGAAACCGGCACATTCGCAGCGCCGGCAAAAAACGCCGCCATTCCGACCAGGACAAACGCAGTTGGCTGGGTCACGATGTCCGGAAATAAATTGTGTGCGACACCGCCAAAAGCGCCGCCAAGCATTCCGCCTATAAACAGCGACGGCGCAAAAATGCCACCGCTGCCGCCCGAGCTGATTGTAAAAGACGTCGCGAAAACTTTCAGAATCGCCGCGATGATCATCAGCGTAATGGCAAGCTGACCATCGATGGCCATTTGAATCCAGCCGTAGCCGGACCCTAAAATATAGGGAAAGAAGAATGCTAAAATTCCTAAGCACAGTCCCCCGATTGCCGGTTTGAAATGCTTGGGGATTTTTAAAGGGGCAAAAACCTTTTCATGAAAGCCGTAAAAAATTTTGACATAAAAAATCCCGAGCAGCGCACAAAGCAGCCCGAACACCCCGTAAAAAACCAGCTCGAGCGGATTTTGAAAAGAGTAGTCGCCGGTGGTAAAAATCGTATTCCAGCCAAAGACCGAAGCGTAAACCGTGTAACCTATGATCGATGAAGTGATTGCGGGGACCAGTCCTTCGGTTTCCATGTCGTCTTTGTAGAGGCACTCGACCGCGAAGAGGGCGCCGCCAATCGGCGAACGGAAAATGCTGCCGATGCCGGCAGCCATGCCGGAAACCACCATTGTTCTGCGGTCCTGGTCCGTAAGCTTGAGTTTGGAAGCGAAAATTGAGCCAAATCCGGCGCCGATTTGGGCAATCGGACCTTCGCGGCCGGCGCTGCCCCCGGTGCCGATTGTGATGGCAGATGCAATTGTTTTGATAATCGGCACCCGTGCTCTGATCTTTCCCCGATCTTGATGAAAAGCTTTGATAACCCCGTCCGTGCCATGCCCCTCGGCTTCCGGCGCCCAGGTGTAAACCAGCCAACCCGAAACCAAGCCGCCGACCGTCGGGATGATAAAAAACCACCAGTTGAACATCGACGGCAGCGGGCTGCTTTCCGAACCGCCGCCTTCGCCGCCGGGCAGCGGCGGATGAAACCCGGCCGGCCCTTTTAAAGAAATCAGCTCAATTGCTTCCTGGAGGTAGAAAAACAGAATTCCGCCCCCGCCGGCAACAACGCCGATAATAAGGCTGTAAAACATCCATCGGCCAGTGAATTTGAACTCGAAGTTTTTGCTGAAATTAGCTAGAAGATTTCGGCTGCGAATGATGCGCCGTTTAAATTTGATTTTAGCCATGAGTTCCCGAATTATCGTGAAGCAAGATTTGTGTCTGAATTAACGAGTGCTTTTTCTTCAAACAGGCCAGGCCGCTCTCCTGAATGAGTCGGTTGAATTTAGCGGAAGATAATAAATAAAGACGATGACCTCCTAAAAATCTCACAAAATTCAACAGGCCGCTTTGTGAATAAGTTAATAGAATGTGGCCTGCCGGAAGGAGAACTCTTCGAAATTCTTCAAGAAGCGTATTTTTTTCTTTTTGATATTCGAGCAGCCCGATGGCGGTGATTAGGCCAAAAGAGTCTGATTTAATTGGCAGAGCAAGGGCATCGCCTACGATCAAATTTTTACTGCCTTTGAGTTTAGCCTTGTTAATCATATTAAAAGAACTGTCTAAAGCAAACAGTTGCGCGCTTTCCCCCCAAAAGGCCAAACTGGTTCCCGTGCCGGTGCCAACATCTAAAATTTTTCCATGGTCTACATCTATCTTTGACAGCAGGTTTTTTAGATTTGCACTTTCTTTTGATAGAATAAGATTAAATGGAAAAAGTCTCCTGGCGCTGTCGTAGAAGCCGGCTTTAAATTCCCAGAGATTCATGAAACATAAAGAGTTTGATTGAAAAACGGTGCAAATGCGCTGAGAAGAGCAAATTCGAAAGAAGCTTGCCGGGTAATGAGGCCCTGGGTAAAAACACCAAATGCTCCGTATTTGTCCCGGATGTCGCTTTCCGTTCCATAGTTATCGATGACCTCTCCCAGTTCATTTTTGCCTTCAATCACGTCATGAACAATTCGCTCCGGGACCGGCGTCGCACCCGAGGCACCAAAATATCCTCGTTCCCCATCGCTGACATAAACCCAGCTCTGCAGAAAATACCAGCGCTTTTGTTCGGGTGAGACTTCTCCGAAAAAACCGCCTTCCAATCCCACATAAAAATCCGGCTTGTCCGGCGAATCCCTGTCTTCTTCCTTTAAATTTTGGACTTCAATACAGACTATTCACAAATGAAATTTATGACAATCTCCGCCCTTATATTAATTTTGGAGTTGGACCCACATTGGTATTGACTACACCAAATGATAAAGAATTTTTCAAAGCTTTTGGTGATGCACAAGCTAAATATGCTATTGGCGGATATATCGGATTCGGTGCTAACTTTGGAATTGATAAATCGAGTCTTGTAGGTTTAAACTTCAGGTATTATTATATACATTTATTTGATGAAGGAGTAGAAGGTCTTTTCGATAAATTCAGGAAAAACCTTGGCGGAATATTTCTTACTATAAACATACTGAAGAAAAACAAATACAATATGCAAATCATATGTTTGATATGTGTCTGAAATATCATCTTGATGGATTATTTTATTTTCATCCCTGGACTACAGATGGTTTTAAATTAGGACAATTAACA is a window of candidate division KSB1 bacterium DNA encoding:
- a CDS encoding HDOD domain-containing protein, with translation MKSRILFVGDLDDLPGSLDRMHCQWDMAFIQNGTDALETLSKGPFDVVVADMQISGITSSDFFNQISEQYPQIIRVMLLGTDGQASLIQAAAPVHQWLPKPCDPDLLEAKVARAFSLRRILMNETLMSCVSKMKSLPSPPALYFDIMKALGSGIEKVMTRVGELISEDIGMTAKVLQVVNSAHFGLRMKASNPIQAAKMLGPTTIKALVLASEVFSQFEQIQIAGTSFEKLLHHSQVVGSFARKIAEIEGEAKSTAEDAFLAGILHDTGKLILASNSPEQYTKVASLAAENDMTIWQAEQEMFGATHAEMGAYLLGLWGMSDSIVEALAFHHRPTECLDAKFGLVTAVHVANVLEAELHEGSESKTSTLDEDYLAELNMADRLSIWRQSCHEQVAK
- a CDS encoding class I SAM-dependent methyltransferase, translated to MNLWEFKAGFYDSARRLFPFNLILSKESANLKNLLSKIDVDHGKILDVGTGTGTSLAFWGESAQLFALDSSFNMINKAKLKGSKNLIVGDALALPIKSDSFGLITAIGLLEYQKEKNTLLEEFRRVLLPAGHILLTYSQSGLLNFVRFLGGHRLYLLSSAKFNRLIQESGLACLKKKHSLIQTQILLHDNSGTHG
- a CDS encoding DUF84 family protein, whose protein sequence is MGLEGGFFGEVSPEQKRWYFLQSWVYVSDGERGYFGASGATPVPERIVHDVIEGKNELGEVIDNYGTESDIRDKYGAFGVFTQGLITRQASFEFALLSAFAPFFNQTLYVS
- a CDS encoding chloride channel protein, which codes for MAKIKFKRRIIRSRNLLANFSKNFEFKFTGRWMFYSLIIGVVAGGGGILFFYLQEAIELISLKGPAGFHPPLPGGEGGGSESSPLPSMFNWWFFIIPTVGGLVSGWLVYTWAPEAEGHGTDGVIKAFHQDRGKIRARVPIIKTIASAITIGTGGSAGREGPIAQIGAGFGSIFASKLKLTDQDRRTMVVSGMAAGIGSIFRSPIGGALFAVECLYKDDMETEGLVPAITSSIIGYTVYASVFGWNTIFTTGDYSFQNPLELVFYGVFGLLCALLGIFYVKIFYGFHEKVFAPLKIPKHFKPAIGGLCLGILAFFFPYILGSGYGWIQMAIDGQLAITLMIIAAILKVFATSFTISSGGSGGIFAPSLFIGGMLGGAFGGVAHNLFPDIVTQPTAFVLVGMAAFFAGAANVPVSMTIMISEMSGSYGLLVPLIFTSTLAFFVARKWSIYSQQLKNHAESPAHRGDLIVDILREIPVVAAYKAKPDLPKIANNLPIQRILPLFADREEDCFPVVNKEGEITGLLSMGTLRAVIGEEGVGSLIVAEDIKTKLDTVSPKDNLQQALGHFLNTKYSSLPVIDPEDPNTVLGFLTYHDLISAYDEALIKWSTDS